The Anabaena sp. PCC 7108 region TATTACGCTCAACTTTCAAAGGAGAGCGATCGCAGATAAAATGTAAATCTTGATTTCTAGCCAATACTCCAGGTAATAAACCAGCTTCAGTTAATACCTGAAAACCATTACAAATACCCAAGACAAATTTACCCTTTTGTGAGTGTTCAATCACTTGTTGCATCACAGGAGAAAAACGAGCGATCGCACCACAACGTAAATAATCACCGTAACTAAAGCCACCGGGGACAATCACCACATCTATATCACTAATATCAGTCTCTTGATGCCATACCATGCGCGTTGCTTGTCCTAGCAAGTCTCTAGTAACATATGCAACATCACGATCACAGTTAGACCCTGGAAAAACTAAAACACCGAATTTCATTGTTTATAAGGGAATAGGGAATAGGGAACGGGGAACAGGAAATTAGGAAATAGATAATAGGTAAAAATCACCCATTACCTATTACCAATCACCCATTACCCATTACCAACTTTAGAAAACGCCAGTTTGAGATTCGACTTCAATCAAATCAAAGCGATAGTTTTCTATCACCGGATTTGCTAACATTTGCTCACACATCTGATTTAAGTCTTGACGTGCTTTCGGCTCATCAGGTGCGATAGTGGTTAACTCAATGTACTTACCAATTCTCACCTGTTCCACACTGTCGTATCCTAGTTGCTTGAGGCCAGATTGTACAGCCACACCAGCAGGATCTAAGACTGAAGGCCGAAGCGTCACGAAAATTTTAGCTAAATATTTTCTTTGCACAGGTCTTTTTGCTGAATGCTGCGATCGCTATACTATAACTTTACTGCTTCAACTGGGTGAAAATATAATAATTACACACCAGTTATAGTAGGTGACTCTTAACAAGTGACTCTTAACAATCTGAAAAGTCTTTTGGTGTCTAGGTTTTATCATCAGTTGGTGTCCTCACCGCCCTGTCTGTTGCTATAAAGTTAATTTATCAGTTAGCCGCTCAAAAACTGACATCACAGATGCTAATTTAAAGTAGTCATCCCTGATACAAAATTTTTATAATTCCCCATCCAAAATCTAAAATCTAAAATTGCTATGAGAGCCATACGCACCCGCAGTCAAGAGCGAATTTTAACCCTTCTCAAAAACATTAAACAAGGCATTTCTGCCCAAGACCTTTACGTAGAACTACGTAGCCGTAGTCAGAGTATGGGTTTAGCAACAGTTTATCGCTCATTGGAAGCCCTCAAGCTAGAAGGACAGGTACAGGTGCGAACATTGGCTAATGGAGAAGCCCTCTACAGCCTCACTCAGCAAGACAAACATCATCTAACTTGCCTACAATGCGGCCTTTCCATACCCATTCATCAATGTCCTGTCCATGAACTAGAAACAGAATTAAAATCCAGCCATAAATTCAAAGTTTTTTATCACACCTTAGAATTTTTTGGCTTGTGTAACCAATGTCAAGTCAATCAAGAAATTAGTGATTAGTGATTGGTGATGGGTGATTGGTGATTGGTGATGGGTGATTGGTGATTGGTGATTAAGTTATTCTTAATTTTCTCAGCATCCCCGCGTCTCCGTGTCCCCGTGTCTCCGTGTCTCTTCATCCCCGCGTCTCCGCGTCCCCGTGTCCCCACAATCCACAATATTACTGAGGGTTGGAGCCAGTAGAAACATCTGAAACAACAGAACGTATCCCCTCTAAAGCAGCGGGAATAGTGCGAGGATCTATAAAAATCACCTTACTACTATCGCTTTTACCAATAGTTGCCCCCATATCCAGATAACCCAAAGCAAACAGAACTTCCACAGCCTTCTTAGCATCAGGATTAGTTTTAATTTTTTGGGCAATAATTTCTGCTGATTCAGCAATAGCCTGCGCCCTCAAGACCTGCTGTTGGCGTTCTGCTTGGGCTTTTAAAACAATCGCTTTTTGTTCAGCTTCAGCTTGCAAAATAACTGATTTTTGTCGAGCTTCAGCATCCAAAATTTGGGCATCAGCCTTACCCCTAGCACTATTAACAGCAGATTCTCTATCTCCTTCCGAAGTTAAAATAGATGCTCGCTTGCGTCGTTCAGCCGACATTTGTAACTCCATCGACTCCCGCACTGCTTGAGAAGGGATAATATCTCTTAACTCAACCCTAGTTACCTTCACACCCCAAGGGTCAGTAGAAACGTCCAACTCCTGTAATAATAGTTCATTAATTTGAGAACGGGCGGTAAAAGTTTGATCTAACTCCAATTGTCCCATTTCCGAGCGAATTTGAGTTAACACCAAATTCACCATCGCCGACTGGAGATTTTCCACCTTATAGCGGGCTTTTTCCATATCTACGATTCGCCAGTAAACCACAGCATCCACCTCAATCCCCACATTGTCGCGGGTAATGCACTTTTGGGGAGGAATATCTAAGACTTTTTCGCGGATAGTTTCTTCGTAGACCACTTTATCGAGAAAAGGCAGCACAAAATTTAGCCCTGGTTGCATTTTTTTGTTATAACTACCTAATCTTTCCACCAAAGCTTCATTTCCCTGATTGACGACACGCACAGATCCAGCAACAGCAGAACCACCAAGCGCCAAAAAAATCAGCAAAAAAAACTGTTCCATAATAATTCTCCTAATTTCCGAGTCTAGATTTTACAAAAACAATCACCAAAGACTAAGAATGCAACACATTTTCTGGCATCACAATTAAAGTAGTGCCTTCTCTTCTCACCACATAAACACTTTGATGAGGTGGTACGCTAAGTTTGTCATCATCACACCTAGCCCGCCAAGAATTACCTTCGTATAGTACCCTTCCTATTTGTCCCACAGGAATTTCTGTTAAAGTTTCTGCTATAACTGCATCCTGAATTTTTGACTTGCGCCGTCGTGATTGCAAAAATCGTCGGGAAAGAAACACTAGCATTGTGGAAAGCAGCAGCCAAACCGTAACTTGCAGCCATACACTTCCCAAACCTAGTTGAGACAGTAATGCTACCGCAAAAGCGCTAATTCCCATCATGAAAGCCACAAAAGCCGATGGTAAAAAAAGCTCCATCAAACACAGAACCGATCCTGCCAACAGCCAAATTAAAGTAAAAATGGGCATAGCGCCACCCTAGACATTACATTCAGCTAAATATATTTCTGTGATTACATACAGTCGCACCCTGACCAATTACGGAAAACAAAATTTGGTATTTTTAACAGGCAATTTTTGATTAAATTGATTAATAAGGTGTAGCCAGGGGTACACAAACCGAGTTTATTCTAATCTTCCATTCATTGACAGCTAAACTTAATCGAAATTCACAAGTAAATTTATTTTTTTAATTTAAAGTTTCATGATTTCTACTCAACAGATCATTCATTGCCCCAATCCAGACTGTAATCAACCGATTAATTCTATCGGAGATACGTTTTGTATTAGTTGCCAAACTCCCTTAGTTTACCGCTATCTTTGGGCGACTGGCACAGTAGCAGCAGAAATCTTACCACAGACATTGGTAGCAAATAGATATGAAGTGATTACACAGCAGATTTGGCTAGATACTCAACCAGCCCTACCACCAGAAATACCGTCAGAATTGCCAAAAACAGTTATTCCTTACCTTAAATTATATCAACAGCAGTTACACATCCCCCAACCATACGGATTTGTTAGTTCCTTAGATGCTGGTGACATCCTGTTGCTAGAAAATGCACCCATAGACAAGCAAGGAAATCTTTACCCAACTATGACCGCAGCTTGGGAAGAAGCAAAAGCAGTTAGACAAGTTTACTGGCTATGGCAAATTCTTCAACTTTGGACACCATTATCAGAATTGGGAGTAGCCCAAAGTTTGTTAATACCAGATAACTTGCGTGTCGAAGGTTGGTGTGTAAAGTTGTTAGAACTTCACCCCACAACAGAAACTCTGAGTTTACAGGATTTGGGTCAGTCTTGGCAGCCTTGGGTAGAAGTAGCAAAAACAGAAATTGCTCAAAGTTTAGGAAATATAGTCCAGCAAATGTGCCGACAAGAGGCAGAATTCACAGCCATAGCCACCCAAATCAATCAATTATTACTAATTTCCGCATCTGAGATGCCCTTAATGCTCACAGTCGCAGGGGTGACAGATTCAGGGCTAGTTATGAGTCACAACGAGGATGCTTGTTACCCCAGTAACGCTGAAGACTTAAATAACTATTTATACCCACATTTGTCAATTGTTTGTGATGGCATTGGTGGACATGAAGGCGGCGAAGTTGCCAGTAAATTAGCAGTGCAGTCCCTCAAGTTGCAAATTCGCGCCTTGCTAAAAGATGTCTCCGAACAAACAGAATTTGTCCCCCCAGACTTGTTGCAGCAGCAACTGGCCGCCAGCTTGCGGG contains the following coding sequences:
- the purQ gene encoding phosphoribosylformylglycinamidine synthase subunit PurQ, which gives rise to MKFGVLVFPGSNCDRDVAYVTRDLLGQATRMVWHQETDISDIDVVIVPGGFSYGDYLRCGAIARFSPVMQQVIEHSQKGKFVLGICNGFQVLTEAGLLPGVLARNQDLHFICDRSPLKVERNNLPWSQGYAENEIITLPIAHGEGRFYADEKTLAEIEDNGQVLFRYHQENPNGSLNNIAGICNRQGNVLGMMPHPERAADAELGNSDGLRLFQGLLGKVAALV
- the purS gene encoding phosphoribosylformylglycinamidine synthase subunit PurS; the encoded protein is MQRKYLAKIFVTLRPSVLDPAGVAVQSGLKQLGYDSVEQVRIGKYIELTTIAPDEPKARQDLNQMCEQMLANPVIENYRFDLIEVESQTGVF
- a CDS encoding Fur family transcriptional regulator, producing MRAIRTRSQERILTLLKNIKQGISAQDLYVELRSRSQSMGLATVYRSLEALKLEGQVQVRTLANGEALYSLTQQDKHHLTCLQCGLSIPIHQCPVHELETELKSSHKFKVFYHTLEFFGLCNQCQVNQEISD
- a CDS encoding SPFH domain-containing protein; translated protein: MEQFFLLIFLALGGSAVAGSVRVVNQGNEALVERLGSYNKKMQPGLNFVLPFLDKVVYEETIREKVLDIPPQKCITRDNVGIEVDAVVYWRIVDMEKARYKVENLQSAMVNLVLTQIRSEMGQLELDQTFTARSQINELLLQELDVSTDPWGVKVTRVELRDIIPSQAVRESMELQMSAERRKRASILTSEGDRESAVNSARGKADAQILDAEARQKSVILQAEAEQKAIVLKAQAERQQQVLRAQAIAESAEIIAQKIKTNPDAKKAVEVLFALGYLDMGATIGKSDSSKVIFIDPRTIPAALEGIRSVVSDVSTGSNPQ
- a CDS encoding NfeD family protein, whose translation is MPIFTLIWLLAGSVLCLMELFLPSAFVAFMMGISAFAVALLSQLGLGSVWLQVTVWLLLSTMLVFLSRRFLQSRRRKSKIQDAVIAETLTEIPVGQIGRVLYEGNSWRARCDDDKLSVPPHQSVYVVRREGTTLIVMPENVLHS
- a CDS encoding PP2C family serine/threonine-protein phosphatase, yielding MISTQQIIHCPNPDCNQPINSIGDTFCISCQTPLVYRYLWATGTVAAEILPQTLVANRYEVITQQIWLDTQPALPPEIPSELPKTVIPYLKLYQQQLHIPQPYGFVSSLDAGDILLLENAPIDKQGNLYPTMTAAWEEAKAVRQVYWLWQILQLWTPLSELGVAQSLLIPDNLRVEGWCVKLLELHPTTETLSLQDLGQSWQPWVEVAKTEIAQSLGNIVQQMCRQEAEFTAIATQINQLLLISASEMPLMLTVAGVTDSGLVMSHNEDACYPSNAEDLNNYLYPHLSIVCDGIGGHEGGEVASKLAVQSLKLQIRALLKDVSEQTEFVPPDLLQQQLAASLRVVNNMIWSRNDEQNRQGRERMATTLVMSIQLPQKLVTTAGWESENAHELYLATIGDSRAYWITPNYCQLLTTDDDMATREVCFGQSLYRQAIQAPNANALTQALGTKEAEFLNFSIQRLILEEDGILLLCSDGLSDHDWVEKSWQDYAIPLLTGKLSVADAAQKWVKLANEKNGQDNTSVVVTLCRISQAFLVPIKPAPLVIEPIEPIEPAITAPEVESSELEAPTVEPLADSSQTLLDLDLTEEPVETPVKRPNQGKLVVMLVGFLALLLGSASLGLFAWWQLNPQSFGQACRQLPQKVQQLCPEPK